The following nucleotide sequence is from Neokomagataea tanensis.
CTTTCATAAAACCAATCCCTGACAAGATACGTCTATAGACACAATGGGTACTATAGACGCGAATGGCAATGCGTGCGGATTAAATCCTAGCAAAGTACCGCCAGCTTATCCTAACCACAAAATGTCACGCAGTGACGGCGCGCCAGTCGCAAGCATCACCAAACGATCAAAACCGAGCGCAATCCCAGAGCAAGACGGTAAATCCGGCAGCGCGGCCAAAAAGTCTTCGTCTACCGGCCAATTCTGCTCCGGCGTTAACGCTATCCTACGTCTGCGGTCAGCCTCAAACCGAGCCCTTTGCTCCACAGGGTCGGTTAATTCTTCAAACGCATTCGCAAGTTCGATGCCACCAATATACAATTCAAAGCGTAACGCGGCTCTTGGATCGATGGGGTCCCGCTTTGCTAGGGCCGCCTGTTCAACAGGCCAATGCGTCAGAAATGTTGGTTTGTCCCGGCCGATAAAGGGCTCAATTTTATCCAGCAACAACCGGAAAAAAAGATCTTCCCAAGTCTCTCCGTCACGCAAAACCACTCTGGCCTGCTCTGCCAAAAGCATCGCATCTCCAGCCGTCGCGAGGAGATCCGCTCCAACGTAACGCTGAAAAGCTTCCTGCATAGTCAGACGCTCAAAAGGGACATGAACAGGAATGTGCCGCCCGTCCCGCCAAACCGTGTCAGGCAGCAAGGCTCTTACATAAGCTTCAGTTTCGTCCATTAACGACGCCAAATCCGCACCGGGACGATACCATTCGAGCATTGTAAATTCAGGATGGTGCGTGTTGCTTGCTTCACCATTCCGCCAGACGCGCGCTAGCTGAAAAATAGATTCATCCGTAGCCGCCACGATGCGCTTCATCGCGAATTCCGGACTCGTGTGCAGAAAGCGCGCTTCCACGCCGCCATCTGGCCGCTCCAAAATAGTCCGAAAACAGTGCAGGTGGACCTCCTCCCCCGGCACAGGTACCGCGTAAGGCGTTTCGACCTCCAAATACATTCTATCTTCGAAAAAGCGACGAGTCTCTGAAACCATGCTCATACGCCGCTTTAAAAGGGGCAACCGCTCTTTGATACGTTGCTGATCAGAGACTTTTAGCGGCATTTTGCTACCTTTTTTATAATATGCACCCTACAAACATCTTTGTTTGCATCGCCTCACCGCTTGCAGGCACACCCCTCTGGCGGCTAGAGCCATCGCATGCACGATAGGGTCAAACACACTTTAAAAACCAGCCCCACAACCGGTGGAGCGCACACACGCGTCCTGCGCAATACCCCTGAGCTCGTTGCGGCAGGTTTCATTGAGCCCAACCAAGCCGCCACCTTGCACGAAGTCAGTGAGCGCTACGCCACGGCAGTGCCACCTGCATTCCAAGCCCTCATCACCCATCCAGATGACCCGATTGCGCGTCAGGTAATCCCTACAGCACTTGAGGCCATCACCTTACCTCACGAGAACATAGACCCCATAGGAGATGATGCTCTCTCCCCCGTTCCGGGAATTGTGCATCGCTACGAAGACCGCGCCCTACTCAAGCCGCTTCTAATTTGTCCGCTCTACTGCCGCTTCTGCTTCCGCCGAGAGCATGTTGGTCCGGATGGTGGTTTATTAAGCGAGGCGGATCTAACACGAGCCCTAAGCTGGATTGCAGATCACCAACAAATTCGGGAGATCATCCTGACCGGGGGAGACCCCCTCATGCTCTCCCCACGCCGCCTCAAACACATAATTACAGAACTTTCGGCCATCCCACATGTGGAAACGATCCGCATTCATTCGCGGGTGCCGGTGGCAGATCCCGCACGTCTAACACCCGAATTATTGGATGCGCTCGAAACAGACCGAGCCATGTGGTTAGTGGCTCACATCAATCACGCGCGTGAACTCACCCCAGAAGCACGCGCTGGCATACGAAACATTCTCTCCCGGGCCATTCCCGTACTCTCACAGTCTGTTTTGCTGCGCGGCGTGAACGATACCGAAGAATCTCTTGAAGCACTCTTACGCGCTCTCGTTACCGCACGCATCAAACCTTATTATTTACACCACCTCGACTCCGCCCCCGGCACGGCCCACTTCCACGTCCCTATTGAAGAGGGGCAAGCTCTGCTGGCGCGGCTCAGGGGGCGCGTTACGGGACTGGCATGGCCGACCTACGTTCTCGACATACCGGGCGGCAAAGGCAAAGTGCCCATTGGCCCCAATTATCTCGAACCGAACACCCCCAACACCGTTCGTTCTCCGAGTGGTGAACTGAATCACTTCAC
It contains:
- the epmA gene encoding EF-P lysine aminoacylase EpmA, which produces MPLKVSDQQRIKERLPLLKRRMSMVSETRRFFEDRMYLEVETPYAVPVPGEEVHLHCFRTILERPDGGVEARFLHTSPEFAMKRIVAATDESIFQLARVWRNGEASNTHHPEFTMLEWYRPGADLASLMDETEAYVRALLPDTVWRDGRHIPVHVPFERLTMQEAFQRYVGADLLATAGDAMLLAEQARVVLRDGETWEDLFFRLLLDKIEPFIGRDKPTFLTHWPVEQAALAKRDPIDPRAALRFELYIGGIELANAFEELTDPVEQRARFEADRRRRIALTPEQNWPVDEDFLAALPDLPSCSGIALGFDRLVMLATGAPSLRDILWLG
- a CDS encoding lysine-2,3-aminomutase-like protein — encoded protein: MHDRVKHTLKTSPTTGGAHTRVLRNTPELVAAGFIEPNQAATLHEVSERYATAVPPAFQALITHPDDPIARQVIPTALEAITLPHENIDPIGDDALSPVPGIVHRYEDRALLKPLLICPLYCRFCFRREHVGPDGGLLSEADLTRALSWIADHQQIREIILTGGDPLMLSPRRLKHIITELSAIPHVETIRIHSRVPVADPARLTPELLDALETDRAMWLVAHINHARELTPEARAGIRNILSRAIPVLSQSVLLRGVNDTEESLEALLRALVTARIKPYYLHHLDSAPGTAHFHVPIEEGQALLARLRGRVTGLAWPTYVLDIPGGKGKVPIGPNYLEPNTPNTVRSPSGELNHFT